One segment of Paenibacillus rhizovicinus DNA contains the following:
- a CDS encoding MFS transporter, producing the protein MNDKVVMPIWMFGVFIVIMNTTMFNVSIPSIIKDFDITADLGSWIISSYSIGYALSTMIYSRLSDSIPMRKLLLIGLTILGLSSVFGIFAQSFNQLLTVRILQSAGAGTMAGLGLVMASRYIPYERRGRAIAMISTGSAMAFGFGPIIGGVISEYFGFNGLFAVTCLILLVLPVLMRLLPKEEPKPMKFDVLGALLTTVNVVTLLVAIMQRSLFWFIGSLLSFYVHVWHLRKAKNITFINPELFAKKDYRKLTAIGFCVLVLNLGNLFLMPLALANLSGESAIVIGLTIAPGALLSAVLTRFVGKWIDRYGNIRFLLIGHCILAVVLAVFSFAIEVSPLVILCGYLCFSPSFSATLSSLNNETSRILPKQLIGSGMGLMQLIQFFGGSVSVAVFGLVLAVQKKVPLGLAYENVYRILLAVCLLSLAIGVWYQRTSGKAEQLSRMTA; encoded by the coding sequence ATGAATGACAAAGTTGTCATGCCAATCTGGATGTTTGGCGTGTTTATCGTGATTATGAATACGACGATGTTTAATGTATCGATTCCCAGCATCATCAAGGATTTTGACATTACGGCGGACCTGGGGTCTTGGATTATTTCCAGCTACTCCATCGGCTATGCCTTATCGACGATGATCTACAGCCGGTTGTCCGACAGCATTCCGATGCGGAAGCTGCTGCTGATCGGATTGACGATTCTCGGTTTATCCTCGGTATTCGGAATCTTCGCCCAAAGCTTCAACCAGCTGCTTACCGTGCGGATTTTGCAGTCGGCGGGCGCGGGAACGATGGCTGGTCTGGGATTAGTGATGGCAAGCCGTTACATCCCTTATGAACGGCGGGGAAGAGCGATCGCGATGATCTCGACGGGCAGCGCGATGGCGTTCGGTTTCGGTCCGATCATAGGAGGCGTAATCAGCGAGTATTTCGGATTTAACGGATTGTTTGCGGTGACCTGCCTCATTCTTCTGGTACTGCCCGTATTGATGCGGCTGTTGCCGAAAGAAGAACCGAAGCCGATGAAATTCGATGTTCTGGGCGCGTTATTAACGACCGTGAATGTCGTTACGCTGCTGGTCGCCATCATGCAGCGCTCCTTATTCTGGTTCATCGGAAGCCTGCTCTCGTTCTACGTGCATGTATGGCATCTGAGAAAAGCGAAGAACATCACGTTCATCAACCCGGAATTATTCGCGAAGAAAGATTATCGCAAGCTTACGGCGATCGGATTCTGCGTGTTGGTGTTGAATTTGGGCAATCTGTTCTTGATGCCGCTGGCCTTGGCCAACCTGAGCGGAGAATCGGCGATTGTCATTGGACTGACGATTGCTCCGGGCGCGTTATTATCGGCCGTCTTAACCCGGTTTGTAGGGAAGTGGATCGACCGATACGGGAATATTCGGTTTTTGCTGATCGGTCATTGTATTCTGGCCGTTGTGCTGGCGGTGTTTTCTTTTGCGATCGAGGTTTCTCCGCTCGTTATTCTGTGCGGGTATCTATGCTTCTCTCCCTCGTTCTCTGCAACGCTGTCTTCGTTGAACAACGAAACGTCCCGCATCTTGCCCAAGCAACTGATCGGTTCGGGGATGGGCTTGATGCAGCTGATTCAATTTTTCGGCGGGTCGGTTTCCGTTGCGGTATTCGGATTGGTGCTGGCCGTCCAGAAGAAGGTCCCGCTCGGCCTGGCTTACGAAAACGTATATCGGATCCTGCTCGCCGTGTGCCTGCTCTCCCTTGCGATCGGCGTGTGGTACCAACGAACCTCGGGCAAAGCGGAGCAATTGTCGCGGATGACCGCCTAA
- the kduI gene encoding 5-dehydro-4-deoxy-D-glucuronate isomerase, which yields MEIRYASHPNEVKAFDTTRLRDEFLIEQLFVPGKLELSYSHVDRFIIGGVIPVSEPVKLEADPATIGAATFLERREIGIINVGAPGTVTVDGEVYEMASKDCLYVGRGAKDVSFASADASQPAKYYLNSTPAHQTYPTVKAAISEASPNHLGSQTNSNERTIYRYIHTGGIQSCQLVMGMTLLKPGSMWNTMPCHTHNRRSEVYFYFDMPADGVVFHLMGEPEETRHMVVRNEQAVISPSWSIHSGVGTSSYTFIWGMAGENQIFEDMDAVKMTDLK from the coding sequence ATGGAAATCCGTTATGCCTCCCATCCCAATGAAGTAAAAGCTTTCGATACGACTCGCCTGCGCGACGAGTTTCTGATCGAGCAATTATTCGTCCCGGGCAAGCTTGAGCTGAGCTACTCCCATGTGGATCGTTTCATCATCGGCGGCGTCATTCCGGTGAGCGAACCCGTGAAGCTGGAAGCAGATCCGGCGACAATCGGCGCTGCCACTTTCCTCGAACGCCGCGAGATTGGCATTATCAACGTCGGCGCTCCGGGTACGGTTACGGTCGATGGCGAAGTGTACGAGATGGCGAGCAAGGACTGTCTCTATGTCGGACGCGGTGCGAAGGACGTTAGCTTCGCGAGTGCCGATGCCTCCCAGCCGGCTAAGTATTACCTCAATTCGACGCCTGCGCATCAGACCTATCCGACGGTCAAAGCCGCGATCAGCGAAGCGTCCCCGAATCATCTGGGGAGCCAGACCAATTCCAACGAACGCACGATCTACCGCTACATCCACACCGGCGGCATCCAAAGCTGCCAGCTCGTCATGGGCATGACGCTGCTTAAGCCTGGAAGCATGTGGAATACGATGCCGTGCCATACACATAACCGCCGTTCGGAAGTGTATTTCTACTTCGACATGCCGGCAGACGGCGTTGTTTTCCACTTGATGGGCGAGCCCGAAGAGACGCGCCATATGGTCGTTCGCAACGAGCAAGCGGTCATTTCGCCGAGCTGGTCGATCCACAGCGGCGTCGGCACGAGCAGCTATACGTTCATCTGGGGCATGGCCGGCGAGAATCAGATTTTCGAAGACATGGACGCCGTGAAAATGACCGATCTCAAATAA
- a CDS encoding DeoR/GlpR family DNA-binding transcription regulator has protein sequence MNPLRRYEKIMDLLLAEREVTVAKLTGELLVTGKTIREDLDRLEAKGMLVRIHGGAVLAQTPPLGLAGARQADTPVREAAERREIAEAAIALIAPNEVIALDGGRTTLEIARRLPELPLTVVTNDVHIIAELARKERIRLVVPGGYQRRNMLSGPEAEAFNRKLNIAKAFLSTTGVHSEYGFTIYASDSAGIKRSWLETAATAYVVADHRKFGQAALFTFAKLAQADAIITDSGMPSGTAEFFRQAGARLIIRGSGTNEL, from the coding sequence ATGAATCCACTACGAAGATACGAGAAAATCATGGACCTGCTGCTGGCGGAACGGGAAGTCACGGTTGCGAAGCTGACGGGCGAGCTGCTCGTGACGGGGAAGACGATCCGGGAAGACTTGGACAGGCTCGAGGCGAAAGGAATGCTGGTGCGCATTCACGGAGGAGCGGTTCTTGCGCAGACGCCTCCGTTAGGATTAGCAGGAGCACGACAAGCGGATACGCCGGTCCGGGAAGCGGCCGAACGGCGGGAGATCGCGGAGGCGGCGATCGCGCTGATCGCGCCGAACGAAGTCATCGCCCTGGATGGCGGGCGGACGACGCTCGAGATCGCCAGGCGTCTCCCCGAGCTGCCGCTTACCGTCGTGACGAACGACGTGCACATTATTGCGGAGCTCGCCCGCAAGGAGCGCATTCGGCTTGTCGTGCCCGGCGGTTATCAGCGGCGCAACATGCTGAGCGGACCGGAAGCCGAGGCGTTCAATCGCAAGTTGAACATTGCCAAAGCGTTCCTGTCCACGACGGGCGTTCATTCGGAGTACGGCTTCACGATCTACGCCAGCGATTCTGCCGGCATCAAGCGGTCATGGCTGGAGACGGCGGCAACGGCTTACGTAGTGGCGGACCATCGCAAATTCGGGCAGGCGGCATTGTTCACGTTCGCCAAGCTCGCGCAGGCGGATGCCATTATTACGGATTCAGGGATGCCGAGCGGAACGGCCGAGTTCTTCCGGCAGGCAGGCGCTCGGCTGATCATACGAGGGAGTGGAACGAATGAGCTTTGA
- the kduD gene encoding 2-dehydro-3-deoxy-D-gluconate 5-dehydrogenase KduD, which translates to MSFDLTGKTALVTGTSGGIGQAIAAGLAEAGASVVAVSASNSNDTVAIVRGFGGSIEQISADLSNADGLEDVFQEALGFFGSIDILVNNAGTIRRTPAAQHARKDWYDVIDINLNSLFFLSQLAGNHMIERGGGKIINIASLLSFQGGINVPGYTASKHAVTGITKALANEWASKGIQVNAIAPGYIDTRNTAPLLADEKRSQAILERIPAGRWGNPEDLKGPAVFLASAASNYMNGHVLCVDGGWMAR; encoded by the coding sequence ATGAGCTTTGATTTGACAGGCAAAACAGCGCTGGTCACCGGTACGTCCGGCGGAATCGGCCAAGCCATTGCGGCAGGCCTTGCGGAAGCAGGCGCGTCCGTCGTGGCGGTCTCCGCATCGAACAGCAACGATACCGTCGCCATCGTGCGCGGGTTCGGAGGCTCGATCGAGCAAATCTCCGCCGACCTGAGCAATGCGGACGGCCTGGAGGACGTGTTCCAAGAGGCGCTCGGCTTCTTCGGCAGCATCGATATTCTCGTCAACAACGCGGGCACGATTCGCCGCACGCCGGCAGCCCAGCATGCCAGGAAAGACTGGTACGACGTTATTGATATTAACCTCAACTCGCTCTTCTTCTTAAGTCAATTGGCCGGCAATCACATGATCGAACGAGGCGGCGGCAAAATCATCAACATCGCGTCGCTGCTCAGCTTCCAAGGCGGCATCAACGTTCCCGGTTACACGGCGAGCAAGCATGCGGTGACGGGCATCACGAAAGCGCTGGCGAACGAATGGGCGAGCAAAGGCATTCAAGTCAACGCGATCGCGCCCGGTTACATCGATACGCGCAACACGGCGCCGCTGCTTGCCGACGAGAAGCGGAGCCAGGCGATTCTGGAGCGCATTCCGGCGGGACGCTGGGGCAATCCGGAAGATTTGAAGGGCCCGGCGGTATTCTTGGCTTCCGCGGCTTCGAACTACATGAACGGCCATGTGCTGTGCGTGGATGGCGGCTGGATGGCGCGATAG
- a CDS encoding bifunctional 2-keto-4-hydroxyglutarate aldolase/2-keto-3-deoxy-6-phosphogluconate aldolase, which produces MKKLKLLQDMHEAGVVAVLRGNSPDEVVRMAEKAIEGGILVIEITMTVPFACDAIRTLAMKYQSRDASGDNYAIIGAGTVLDAETARAALLAGAEFVVSPSLDEPTVRLCNRYRAPVLPGAMTVKEITAALELGVDVVKLFPGNLYSPSIIPTLRGPLPQANIMPTGGVGLENLKDWVKAGAFAVGIGSDLTKEAVASGDFDNITRKAKAYMEAYRQAKV; this is translated from the coding sequence ATGAAAAAGTTGAAATTACTGCAGGACATGCATGAAGCCGGCGTCGTGGCGGTATTGCGGGGCAATTCGCCCGACGAGGTCGTCCGCATGGCGGAGAAAGCCATCGAAGGCGGCATCCTTGTCATTGAAATTACGATGACCGTCCCGTTCGCATGCGATGCCATTCGCACGCTCGCCATGAAGTATCAGAGCCGCGACGCTAGCGGGGATAACTATGCCATCATCGGAGCGGGAACGGTGCTGGATGCCGAGACGGCGAGAGCCGCGCTCTTGGCAGGGGCGGAATTCGTCGTTTCCCCGAGCCTCGACGAGCCTACGGTACGCCTGTGCAATCGCTACAGAGCACCGGTTCTTCCGGGCGCCATGACGGTGAAGGAAATCACCGCGGCGCTCGAGCTGGGAGTCGACGTCGTGAAATTATTTCCGGGCAATCTGTATTCGCCATCGATCATTCCGACGCTGCGGGGACCGCTGCCGCAAGCAAATATTATGCCGACCGGCGGCGTAGGGCTCGAGAATCTGAAGGACTGGGTCAAGGCAGGGGCCTTCGCCGTGGGCATCGGTTCCGATTTGACCAAAGAAGCCGTTGCCAGCGGCGACTTCGACAACATTACGCGCAAAGCGAAAGCCTACATGGAGGCCTACCGCCAAGCGAAGGTGTAG
- a CDS encoding carbohydrate-binding protein yields the protein MSQLSIEIHNEDGSVLASAADDVQANLVYGQAYAPGDAIVVKSDEDKVHLMIQLDDAMNPGLVYFSGQEYRLPIPFGEKRISYSPKTFSGEKHVLRVRLATEEERSAYRNLAINEYDHHENQVLYPHAHANVETRGEAVFAARNAINGNVVNDSHGEWPYESWGINQREDAEITVSFGRTVVIDKVVLTLRADFPHDNYWENVTLAFSDGSQEKADLIKTHRPQALSIAPRKVESVTLKNLIKSNDPSPFPALSQIEVFGRELS from the coding sequence ATGAGTCAACTGTCGATTGAGATCCACAATGAAGACGGCAGCGTGCTTGCATCGGCTGCTGATGACGTACAAGCCAACCTTGTATACGGTCAAGCCTATGCGCCCGGCGATGCCATCGTCGTCAAGAGCGATGAAGACAAGGTTCATCTGATGATTCAATTGGATGACGCCATGAATCCTGGACTTGTCTATTTCAGCGGGCAAGAATACCGGCTCCCGATTCCGTTCGGCGAGAAGCGTATCTCGTATTCGCCCAAAACCTTTTCGGGCGAGAAGCATGTGCTGCGCGTGCGGCTGGCCACGGAGGAAGAACGATCCGCCTACCGCAATCTGGCGATCAATGAATATGATCACCATGAGAATCAGGTTCTCTATCCGCATGCGCATGCCAACGTGGAAACCCGCGGCGAGGCTGTGTTCGCGGCCCGAAATGCCATTAACGGGAACGTGGTCAACGATTCGCACGGGGAATGGCCGTATGAATCGTGGGGCATCAATCAGCGGGAGGATGCGGAGATCACGGTAAGCTTCGGCCGCACCGTCGTCATCGACAAGGTCGTGCTGACGCTTCGCGCGGACTTCCCGCATGATAACTACTGGGAGAACGTGACGCTCGCATTCTCGGACGGCAGCCAAGAGAAGGCCGATCTGATCAAGACCCATCGCCCGCAAGCGCTAAGCATAGCGCCACGGAAGGTCGAATCCGTTACGCTCAAGAATCTGATCAAATCCAATGATCCTTCGCCGTTTCCGGCGCTCAGCCAGATCGAAGTGTTCGGTCGGGAGTTGTCTTAA
- a CDS encoding ABC transporter ATP-binding protein, whose protein sequence is MSTHANRTQQGGMKPPSSPIGIGGPGGPGGPGGPGGPGRNIAPKVRPKNTYATIKRLWSYLGRQRTGMLLATLLTLLGSVVGLVGPYLMGKAVDDYIIPHDYGGLVRLCLFMLGFYVLGNIVSWVQSYVMTGVSGRTVQELRHDVFDRYQALPLPFFDSRSHGELMSRATNDIENVSNSLNQSVIQMLTSIITLIGSLIMMLRLNLALTGVSMVCIPLMWIATKKIAELSRTNFKGQQQALGALNGFIEETVSGQNTVKAFRREAAAVRQFQAINRNLNQAGIKAQIVSGMVGPVMNVVNNLSFALIAAVGGWMALHDWTTIGVIVSLLTYSKQFNRPINELANQYNMVQSAIAGAERVFEVLDTDTEFEEQRDTHILDAVKGEVVFSEVTFGYNRERPILKHVSFAAKPGDKIALVGPTGAGKTTIVNLLTRFYDIDAGSITIDGVDIRQVDKNHLRGKLGMVLQDAYVFSGSIRENIRYGRLQATDEEIEAAAKLANADSFITKLPQGYDTLLTSEGSNLSHGQRQLLTIARTILADPAILILDEATSSIDTRTEMHILDAMRTLMKGRTSFVIAHRLSTIQDADRIIFIRDGEIAEQGTHRQLLEAGGLYYELFTSQFQRVV, encoded by the coding sequence ATGTCAACGCACGCTAATCGCACGCAGCAAGGTGGCATGAAGCCGCCTTCCTCCCCGATCGGCATCGGCGGTCCCGGCGGTCCCGGCGGTCCCGGTGGCCCAGGCGGTCCCGGCAGGAACATCGCCCCGAAAGTGCGGCCGAAAAACACGTATGCCACGATCAAGCGGCTTTGGAGCTACTTGGGCAGACAACGCACGGGCATGCTGCTTGCCACGCTTCTCACCTTGCTGGGATCCGTCGTCGGCCTGGTCGGTCCCTATCTGATGGGAAAAGCCGTAGACGACTATATTATTCCGCACGACTACGGCGGCCTTGTGCGGTTATGCCTGTTCATGCTTGGCTTCTACGTACTGGGCAATATCGTGTCCTGGGTACAGTCGTACGTGATGACGGGCGTATCCGGCCGGACGGTCCAAGAGCTGCGGCATGACGTATTCGATCGCTATCAGGCACTGCCCCTTCCCTTCTTCGATAGCCGTTCGCACGGCGAGCTGATGAGCCGCGCCACGAACGATATCGAGAATGTGTCCAATTCGTTGAACCAAAGCGTCATTCAAATGCTGACCAGCATCATTACGCTGATCGGCTCGCTCATCATGATGCTGCGGCTGAACTTGGCGTTGACCGGCGTCAGCATGGTATGCATTCCGCTGATGTGGATTGCGACGAAGAAGATCGCGGAGCTGAGCCGCACGAATTTCAAAGGCCAGCAGCAGGCGCTCGGCGCGCTGAACGGATTCATCGAAGAGACGGTAAGCGGCCAGAATACCGTCAAAGCATTTCGCCGGGAAGCAGCGGCCGTTCGGCAATTCCAAGCCATCAATCGGAATTTGAACCAGGCCGGCATCAAGGCCCAAATCGTATCCGGCATGGTCGGACCGGTCATGAACGTGGTGAATAACTTGAGCTTCGCGCTCATCGCCGCAGTCGGCGGGTGGATGGCGCTTCACGACTGGACGACAATCGGCGTTATCGTAAGCTTATTGACGTATTCCAAACAGTTTAACCGCCCCATTAACGAATTGGCCAATCAATACAATATGGTCCAATCGGCGATCGCCGGGGCCGAGCGGGTCTTTGAAGTGTTGGATACGGACACGGAATTCGAGGAACAACGGGATACGCATATTTTGGATGCCGTGAAAGGGGAAGTTGTTTTCAGCGAGGTTACCTTCGGTTATAACCGGGAACGTCCGATTCTTAAGCACGTATCCTTCGCGGCAAAGCCCGGCGACAAAATCGCGCTGGTCGGGCCGACCGGCGCCGGCAAGACGACGATCGTCAATCTGTTGACCCGGTTCTACGACATTGATGCCGGATCGATTACGATCGACGGCGTCGACATTCGCCAGGTCGATAAAAACCATTTGCGCGGCAAGCTCGGCATGGTCCTGCAAGACGCCTACGTGTTCTCGGGCAGCATTCGCGAGAATATCCGATACGGCCGCCTGCAGGCAACGGATGAGGAAATCGAGGCGGCGGCGAAGCTCGCGAATGCGGACAGTTTCATTACGAAGCTTCCGCAAGGCTACGATACGCTGCTCACGTCGGAAGGCAGCAATTTAAGCCATGGCCAGCGGCAGCTGCTTACCATTGCCCGAACCATTCTTGCCGATCCCGCGATACTGATCCTGGACGAAGCGACGAGCAGCATCGATACGAGGACGGAAATGCATATCCTCGATGCCATGCGTACGTTGATGAAAGGCCGCACAAGCTTCGTGATCGCGCATCGCTTGAGCACCATTCAAGACGCCGATCGGATCATCTTCATCCGGGACGGCGAAATCGCGGAACAAGGCACGCATCGCCAGCTGCTCGAAGCCGGCGGCTTGTATTATGAACTGTTTACAAGCCAGTTCCAGCGGGTGGTTTAG
- a CDS encoding ABC transporter ATP-binding protein, whose product MWLLKSYLKPYWKSALFAPLLMLLEVSMDLLQPTLMARIVNDGIGKGNLGLIQSTGLWMVIVALIGLIGGAGCTVYSTMASQNFGADLRNGLFQHVQKLSVRRLDELHAGSLITRLTNDVTQVQTFVQMMLRMIRSPLLVIGSLVMAVMISLKLTLILAVAVPALFLVLFVLIRTSFPLFTSVQSKLDRVNTVLQENLSGIRVVKSFVRADYERQRFARANQDFTGIAIKAGRIVALNMPFMMLIMNVSTVAVLWYGGAATWKGSLPVGDLIAFINYVTQLLFSMLMLGNMLSFIPRAQASAVRIQEVLDMEPEHDQPENEAPLAEAALRSGQIIFDNVSFAYDNDRKDYVLRNISFRAEPGQTVAILGATGAGKSSLVHLIPRFYDATEGRVIIDGCDVGDIPLDALRNRIGIVLQQTILFSGKIRDNISFGRPEATLEEIEAAAKAAAAHAFIRLLPDGYDTDLNQRGVNLSGGQKQRIAIARALLMQPDILILDDSTSALDLGTESRIQKALRTMMKQSTNLIIAQRISSVVDADKILVLDQGIIVAEGTHEQLLQSSAIYQDIYRSQWNEEDVSYVNAR is encoded by the coding sequence ATGTGGCTCTTGAAATCCTATTTAAAGCCTTACTGGAAATCCGCTTTATTCGCGCCTTTATTGATGCTGCTCGAGGTCAGCATGGATTTGCTCCAGCCGACGCTGATGGCTCGCATCGTGAATGACGGCATCGGCAAGGGCAATCTCGGCCTTATTCAAAGCACCGGACTCTGGATGGTCATCGTCGCGCTGATCGGCTTAATCGGCGGTGCCGGCTGCACCGTCTACTCCACCATGGCTTCTCAAAATTTCGGCGCGGACCTCAGGAACGGGTTGTTTCAACACGTGCAGAAGCTGTCCGTTCGCCGTCTGGATGAACTGCATGCGGGCTCGTTGATCACCCGGCTGACGAACGACGTGACGCAGGTTCAAACCTTCGTTCAGATGATGCTGCGGATGATCCGCTCCCCGCTACTCGTCATCGGAAGCCTGGTGATGGCGGTCATGATCAGCCTCAAGCTGACGCTTATCCTGGCCGTTGCCGTTCCCGCGCTGTTCCTCGTGCTGTTCGTGTTGATCCGGACTTCCTTCCCGCTCTTCACGAGCGTCCAATCCAAGCTTGACCGGGTAAACACCGTTCTCCAGGAGAATCTATCCGGCATCCGGGTCGTAAAATCCTTCGTGCGCGCCGACTATGAACGCCAGCGCTTCGCCCGCGCGAATCAGGACTTTACCGGCATCGCGATCAAAGCCGGCCGGATCGTCGCGCTCAACATGCCGTTCATGATGCTCATCATGAATGTCAGCACCGTCGCCGTGCTCTGGTACGGCGGCGCGGCGACTTGGAAGGGCAGCCTTCCCGTCGGCGATCTCATCGCTTTCATCAATTACGTTACGCAGCTGCTCTTCTCCATGCTCATGCTGGGAAACATGCTGTCGTTCATCCCCCGTGCCCAGGCGTCGGCCGTCCGGATTCAGGAAGTGCTGGACATGGAGCCTGAGCACGATCAGCCGGAGAACGAGGCACCGCTTGCGGAAGCCGCGCTTCGATCGGGGCAGATTATTTTCGATAACGTCTCCTTTGCCTACGACAACGATCGCAAGGATTATGTGCTGCGGAATATCAGTTTCCGCGCCGAACCCGGCCAGACGGTCGCGATATTAGGCGCCACCGGCGCGGGCAAATCCTCGCTCGTCCATTTGATTCCCCGCTTCTATGACGCGACAGAAGGCAGGGTGATCATCGACGGCTGCGACGTCGGCGATATTCCGCTCGACGCGCTGCGGAACCGGATCGGCATCGTGCTGCAGCAAACGATCCTATTCAGCGGGAAAATCCGGGATAACATCAGCTTCGGCAGACCCGAGGCCACGCTGGAGGAAATCGAGGCTGCCGCCAAAGCCGCAGCTGCGCACGCGTTCATCAGGCTGCTGCCGGACGGCTATGACACGGACCTGAATCAGCGCGGCGTGAACTTATCCGGCGGCCAGAAGCAGCGAATCGCCATTGCCAGAGCGCTGCTGATGCAGCCCGACATCTTGATCCTCGACGACAGCACGAGCGCATTGGATCTCGGAACGGAATCGCGCATCCAGAAGGCGCTCAGAACGATGATGAAACAGAGCACGAACTTGATCATCGCGCAGCGGATCTCGTCGGTCGTGGACGCAGACAAGATTCTCGTTCTGGACCAAGGCATCATCGTGGCCGAAGGCACCCACGAACAGCTGCTTCAGAGCAGCGCGATCTATCAAGATATTTATCGTTCGCAATGGAACGAGGAGGATGTGTCCTATGTCAACGCACGCTAA